From Coffea arabica cultivar ET-39 chromosome 9c, Coffea Arabica ET-39 HiFi, whole genome shotgun sequence, one genomic window encodes:
- the LOC113708803 gene encoding large ribosomal subunit protein eL38z/eL38y: MPKQIHEIKDFLLTARRKDARSVKIKRSKDVVKFKVRCSKYLYTLCVFDSEKADKLKQSLPPGLSVQDL, translated from the exons ATG CCGAAGCAAATACACGAGATTAAGGATTTTCTTCTCACTGCTAGAAGGAAGGATGCGCGTTCCGTGAAGATAAAGAGGAGCAAAGATGTGGTGAAGTTCAAGGTTCGCTGCTCTAAGTATCTGTACACACTCTGCGTCTTCGACTCCGAGAAGGCTGACAAGTTGAAGCAATCACTTCCCCCAG GTTTGAGCGTGCAGGACCTGTGA
- the LOC113708802 gene encoding uncharacterized protein: MAEYTREAAKVTSIFVYPIKSCRGISVFRAPLSSTGFRWDRQWLVVNSKGRAYTQRLEPKLALVEVELPNEAFSDGWVPNNSSYMVIRAPGMDPLKVSLSKPSATADGVSVWEWSGSAFDEGDGASKWFSRYLGKPSRLVRFNEASETRNVDPNYAPGYKVMFSDQYPFLLASQGSLEALNKLLKEPIPINRFRPNILVDGCEPFAEDLWKEIRIQKLTFNGVKLCSRCKVPTINQETAIANSEPTETLKKFRSDKVLRKKPQGTKVYFGQNMVCSDSQIPGKGKMITVGDPVYVLKAFSSAADAEA, encoded by the exons ATGGCCGAGTATACAAGAGAAGCAGCTAAAGTTACATCAATCTTTGTATACCCCATCAAATCTTGCCGTGGAATTTCTGTTTTTCGGGCACCCCTTTCTTCCACTG GGTTTCGATGGGATCGACAGTGGTTGGTAGTGAATTCCAAAGGCAGGGCTTATACACAGAGACTAGAACCAAAGCTTGCTTTAGTTGAAGTAGAACTGCCAAATGAAGCATTCTCTGATGGTTGGGTTCCAAATAACAGCTCATACATGG TGATAAGAGCTCCTGGCATGGATCCACTGAAGGTTTCCTTATCTAAACCCTCTGCAACAGCTGATGGTGTCTCAGTCTGGGAGTGGTCTGGCTCTGCATTTGATGAGGGAGATGGTGCATCAAAATGGTTCTCCAGATATCTTGGAAAGCCAAGTAGATTAGTTCGTTTTAATGAAG CGTCAGAAACAAGGAATGTCGACCCTAACTATGCTCCTGGATACAAAGTCATGTTCTCTGACCAGTATCCCTTCCTCCTTGCATCCCAG GGATCATTAGAAGCCTTGAATAAACTTCTCAAGGAACCAATACCAATTAATCGTTTTAGGCCCAA TATTCTTGTTGATGGATGTGAACCATTTGCCGAGGACTTGTGGAAGGAGATCAGGATCCAGAAGTTAACATTCAATGGTGTCAAATTATGCTCTCGCTGTAAG GTACCCACAATTAATCAAGAAACTGCAATTGCAAACTCCGAGCCAACTGAGACTCTGAAGAAGTTCCGTTCGGATAAAGTACTGCGCAAGAAACCGCAGGGCACCAAG GTGTATTTTGGACAGAACATGGTATGCTCCGACTCTCAAATTCCAGGAAAGGGAAAGATGATAACGGTGGGAGATCCTGTCTATGTTCTCAAGGCGTTCTCTTCTGCAGCTGATGCTGAAGCTTGA
- the LOC113709542 gene encoding pentatricopeptide repeat-containing protein At3g57430, chloroplastic-like — translation MSFPCTSTQALSQPPYPVSSLQTQIPKPPSQIKTYPQPPLSTTTTKTLFPPTITGNPPKPTSHARSLTSWSKEFRSLTQAKRFEEAVSTYIQMTTVGITPDNFIFPAVLKAATGLHDLNFGKQVHGSVVKLGYDYSSVTVANTLLHLYGSCGDVSEVFKVFDGMPERDQVSWNTMINALCKFEEWEMALEALRLMGNEGTEPSSFTLVSAALACSNLGGSDGLKLGKQVHGYSLRVDDCKTFTKNALMTMYAKLGSVGDSRAVFEVYANRDVVAWNTIISACQQNGQFYEALEHFRMMIIEGFMPDGMTLSSILPACSNLELLDIGKEIHAFVLRNEDLVENSFVASALVDMYCNCKQVESGRRVFDGTPERRLGLWNAMLAGYARNGFYENALMLFMDMMEIPGLLPNPTTIASVLPSCVHCEAFSNKEVIHGYIIKLGFARDRYVQNALMDLYSRIGKITVSEYIFSIMDSRDIVSWNTMITGCVVCGYHENALRLMHQMQEAEISMEWKDNYEGNLGTPIKPNSITLMTVLPGCAALSTLSKGKEIHANSIRNALASDVAVGSALVDMYAKCGCLDLARRFFDGMPTRNLISWNVIIMAYGMHGKGNEALALFNAMVADGSRNGELRPNEVTFIAIFAACSHSGLVDEGWQLFHKMKEDHGIEPTADHYACVIDLLGRAGQLEEALQLINSMPIDYDKVGAWSSMLGACRVHRNVELAEISANNLIQLEPDVASHYVLLSNIYSSAGLWEKANNVRKNMKEKGVRKEPGSSWIEFGGEVHKFLAGDLSHPQSEQLYSFIDELSDKMKEEGYEPDTSCVLHNVDEEQKENLLCGHSERLAMAFGLLNTPPGTTIRVAKNLRVCNDCHAACKFISKIVQREIIVRDVRRFHHFKDGTCSCGDYW, via the coding sequence ATGTCATTCCCCTGTACATCCACACAAGCTCTTTCTCAGCCTCCCTACCCCGTTTCTTCTCTACAAACTCAAATCCCGAAGCCACCATCTCAGATAAAAACTTACCCTCAACCACCgctctccaccaccaccactaaAACTCTTTTTCCTCCGACCATCACTGGAAACCCACCAAAACCCACTTCACACGCACGTTCCTTAACCTCATGGAGCAAAGAATTTCGATCCCTGACCCAAGCCAAACGCTTCGAAGAGGCCGTTTCCACCTACATTCAGATGACCACTGTAGGCATTACGCCGGACAACTTTATCTTTCCAGCGGTTTTGAAGGCCGCCACGGGTCTTCACGACTTGAATTTTGGAAAGCAGGTACATGGTTCTGTTGTTAAGCTTGGGTATGATTATTCGTCAGTTACCGTGGCCAATACCCTGCTTCATTTGTACGGGAGTTGTGGAGATGTGTCGGAAGTGTTCAAGGTATTTGATGGAATGCCTGAAAGAGATCAAGTGTCTTGGAATACGATGATTAATGCTTTGTGTAAATTTGAGGAGTGGGAAATGGCATTAGAAGCGTTAAGATTGATGGGTAATGAGGGAACTGAGCCTAGCTCCTTTACTTTGGTGAGTGCCGCACTGGCGTGTAGTAATTTGGGTGGTAGTGATGGGTTGAAGCTTGGGAAGCAAGTTCATGGGTATAGTTTGAGAGTGGATGATTGCAAGACTTTTACCAAGAATGCTTTGATGACTATGTACGCAAAACTAGGAAGTGTTGGTGATTCTAGGGCAGTATTTGAGGTTTATGCTAATCGTGATGTGGTTGCATGGAATACCATTATAAGTGCATGTCAACAGAATGGTCAATTTTATGAGGCATTGGAGCACTTCAGAATGATGATAATTGAGGGGTTCATGCCTGATGGCATGACACTTTCGAGTATTCTTCCTGCATGTTCTAATTTAGAGCTACTTGACATTGGGAAGGAAATTCATGCATTTGTTCTGAGGAATGAAGATTTGGTAGAGAACTCTTTCGTGGCAAGTGCATTGGTTGACATGTATTGCAATTGTAAACAGGTGGAAAGTGGGAGGAGAGTGTTTGATGGTACTCCAGAGAGGAGGCTTGGGCTTTGGAATGCCATGCTTGCTGGTTATGCACGGAATGGATTTTATGAGAATGCCTTGATGCTTTTTATGGATATGATGGAGATTCCAGGGCTTCTGCCAAACCCAACCACAATTGCAAGTGTCTTGCCATCTTGCGTGCACTGTGAAGCATTTTCCAATAAAGAAGTCATTCATGGATATATAATAAAACTAGGTTTTGCAAGAGATCGGTATGTGCAAAATGCATTGATGGACTTGTACTCTAGGATTGGCAAGATAACTGTTTCAGAATATATCTTTTCAATCATGGACAGTAGAGATATTGTTTCTTGGAACACTATGATTACGGGCTGTGTAGTGTGTGGATACCATGAAAATGCACTTCGTCTAATGCATCAAATGCAAGAAGCAGAAATAAGCATGGAATGGAAGGATAACTATGAGGGCAATCTTGGAACTCCTATTAAACCAAATTCAATAACACTAATGACTGTCCTTCCTGGTTGTGCTGCCTTATCAACACTATCAAAGGGTAAAGAGATTCATGCCAATTCTATTAGAAATGCCCTTGCCTCAGATGTTGCTGTTGGTAGTGCCTTGGTTGATATGTATGCCAAATGTGGATGTCTAGATTTAGCAAGAAGGTTTTTTGATGGCATGCCTACCAGAAATTTGATCTCGTGGAATGTCATCATAATGGCTTACGGGATGCATGGGAAAGGAAACGAAGCCTTGGCACTTTTCAATGCTATGGTAGCGGATGGATCCAGAAATGGAGAACTGAGACCTAATGAAGTGACCTTTATTGCAATTTTTGCAGCATGCAGTCATTCTGGGTTGGTAGATGAAGGCTGGCAACTGTTTCATAAAATGAAAGAAGATCATGGGATTGAACCTACAGCGGACCACTATGCATGTGTTATTGACTTGCTTGGTCGAGCTGGTCAGCTTGAGGAAGCACTTCAACTCATCAATTCCATGCCCATAGACTATGACAAGGTAGGGGCTTGGAGCAGTATGCTTGGTGCttgccgggtccaccgaaatgtAGAACTTGCCGAAATTTCAGCAAACAATCTCATTCAGTTGGAGCCAGATGTTGCTAGCCACTATGTTTTACTATCTAACATTTACTCATCTGCTGGACTTTGGGAAAAAGCTAATAATGTCCGCAAGAACATGAAGGAAAAGGGAGTGAGAAAAGAACCTGGGAGCAGTTGGATTGAGTTTGGTGGTGAGGTTCATAAGTTCTTGGCTGGAGACCTATCACACCCACAAAGTGAGCAGCTTTACAGCTTTATTGATGAACTGTCAGATAAGATGAAAGAGGAGGGTTATGAGCCTGATACTTCCTGTGTACTTCACAATGTTGATGAAGAGCAGAAAGAGAATTTGCTGTGTGGACATAGTGAGAGATTAGCAATGGCCTTTGGTCTCCTAAATACCCCTCCTGGGACTACTATTCGAGTAGCCAAGAATCTTAGAGTTTGCAATGATTGTCATGCTGCTTGCAAATTCATTTCAAAGATTGTACAGAGGGAGATCATTGTGAGAGATGTTCGCAGGTTCCATCATTTCAAGGATGGTACTTGCTCTTGTGGGGATTACTGGTGA
- the LOC113709495 gene encoding small ribosomal subunit protein mS33, translating into MSFGSLKSVLAEAAIKGVTEARARIFGHILNPTGQRSAHKILRKKLIGEKVSQWYPHDIRHDDPLVMARQEQERLEKLEMLKRRGKGPPKKGQGKKAAKRNKVSTPGK; encoded by the exons ATGAGCTTCGGGAGCTTGAAGAGCGTACTGGCTGAAGCAGCCATCAAAGGTGTGACTGAGGCAAGAGCTAGAATATTTGGGCATATACTTAACCCAACCGGGCAGAGATCGGCTCACAAGATTTTGCGCAAGAAGCTAATTGGTGAGAAGGTTTCGCAATGGTACCCTCACGACATCAGGCACGACGACCCTCTTGTCATGGCCCGACAGGAGCAAGA GCGCCTGGAGAAGCTTGAGATGTTAAAACGTCGTGGAAAAGGACCACCGAAGAAGGGTCAAGGAAAGAAAGCTGCAAAGCGCAACAAAGTCAGCACCCCTGGGAAATAG